Part of the Drosophila kikkawai strain 14028-0561.14 chromosome 3L, DkikHiC1v2, whole genome shotgun sequence genome is shown below.
CATTGATGTGTGGGAAACTGCTCCATCTGTTTTCTTTCCAGTTGTTCACGTTCCCCTCTTGATTTCCTTGGCACCGGATCCTCAATTCCCGGTGACGGGCAATTTACTCATCGCCTTCTCGCTGGCCCTCACCATTGCGGCAGTGGCCTGGATCCTGCACCGTCCTGTGATCGGCGCCTGCCTCTTTCTGGCCGGCGTCTCGCCCTACGTCTGGTTCACCCGCAACTTGGTTGACTACCACCGCCTGGACTGATGGGACACTCCTCTCATCTCGATTTTATTTAcaggtttatttatttgttgattCTCCTTGTTAGACTGTCGATGCCATGTCGCCCCCCATTTGGCCATTAAAACTTAATAACACTTAGGTAACTAACTTAACCTAGAACTCCCTGATGCCCGATGATGTGCTGGGGTTACCCACAGCTCCCGTACCTCCTGCTCCCCCGCCGCCCACATTCGGTTTGGATTCGCTGGAGGTGTGCACGCTGGGGCTCTGGGACTTGTCCTGCTCCTCGGGTCCACTGGCAGGCTCATCGTATCGCACGTAGGGCTCGAAGCTGTTGTTGATTTGCACGGAGCCGCGGTGCAGGTTGTTGGACTCGGCCTCGAACAGGATCTCGTTGATGAAGCGCTCGGCCAAGAGGCGCTGTTCGCGCGGCAGTCGCTTCAGCTTGTGCGTCCAGGTGCGGGCAATGGACTCCTCCTCGGGATAGGTACCGGCTAGATACTCGCACGCTATGTTCAGGAGCTCGTCCGTGTTGTGGGCAGAGGTCCCACCGGTTCCTGCCGCTGGACAGGGCGGCGTTTGCCTGGCTCGtttgttggtggtggtggtcacATACTCGCCATGGTTCACTGTCGGCggaggcggtggtggtggaCCGAATGACTTGTGGAACATCTCCGAGATATTGGGCGTTTGTCCACCGGCACGAGCTGCTGGATAATGCA
Proteins encoded:
- the LOC108070606 gene encoding uncharacterized protein, which translates into the protein MLPQPPPHGLKVMSGAEENRHYLRAFIQTYRDLPVLWDTSLRDYTNREKRAEAYLRLVPIYHYLKRDATVEDVKKKINTLRTNYRKELKVVESAMRAGSLHSPRCWTFQELDFLRNSEKFLAVNPAFKNEPSFAFSEGSNCTTAFLEGTGPNSLHYPAARAGGQTPNISEMFHKSFGPPPPPPPTVNHGEYVTTTTNKRARQTPPCPAAGTGGTSAHNTDELLNIACEYLAGTYPEEESIARTWTHKLKRLPREQRLLAERFINEILFEAESNNLHRGSVQINNSFEPYVRYDEPASGPEEQDKSQSPSVHTSSESKPNVGGGGAGGTGAVGNPSTSSGIREF